Proteins encoded by one window of Rhodohalobacter sp. 614A:
- a CDS encoding sulfatase family protein yields MIKKTRLSTILLAFGLFLAGFSASVAQSQKPNIIILLTDDMGYGDLSVQGHPTIQTPNIDNLASQGIRFTSFETAVWCVPSRTQLMTGRYMPRVDFGGDTGSDGEGGLPDSELTLAEGLKEAGYITGMAGKWHLGYKQKKFLPPNQGFDSWFGLPYSNDYMKPWVQTDEPLGLYRGTEIVEHPFNQDSLTVRYTKEAVDFIEEHGRGEQPFFFYLAYNMPHLPIHTTEEFRGKSDAGLYGDVIETIDWSVQQILSKLDEQEIAENTIVFFASDNGPWLNLPDRMLQAGNKPWHAGSTGHLRGSKATTYEGGSRVPAMIRWPAVISPNQVSDQLVAMPDIYRTMLEAGGGSLPDHTVDGFNLIPFLTGEVQTSPRKEYAYIRYGVLEAMRVGDWKLRMMEENPELFNMQDDPGERFNRAEDHPEIVREIRLKMEEFAGEVGAELPEPQQ; encoded by the coding sequence ATGATTAAAAAAACACGTTTGTCGACCATTCTGTTAGCCTTTGGATTGTTTTTGGCGGGTTTCTCCGCGTCTGTCGCTCAATCTCAGAAACCAAATATTATTATCCTTTTGACGGATGATATGGGCTATGGTGATTTGAGTGTCCAGGGGCATCCCACCATTCAAACACCGAATATTGACAATTTGGCTTCCCAGGGGATACGATTCACTTCGTTTGAAACAGCCGTTTGGTGTGTACCTTCCCGGACCCAACTAATGACCGGCCGCTATATGCCCCGGGTTGATTTTGGTGGTGATACCGGTTCGGATGGAGAAGGCGGACTGCCCGACAGTGAACTCACGCTGGCTGAAGGATTGAAAGAAGCCGGATACATTACGGGAATGGCAGGAAAATGGCATCTTGGGTACAAACAAAAGAAGTTTCTTCCTCCCAACCAAGGATTTGATTCTTGGTTTGGCCTCCCATATTCAAATGATTATATGAAACCGTGGGTGCAAACGGATGAGCCGCTGGGTTTATACCGTGGAACTGAAATTGTGGAACACCCCTTTAATCAGGATTCCCTCACCGTTCGCTACACTAAAGAGGCGGTTGATTTTATTGAAGAACATGGTCGTGGCGAGCAACCATTTTTCTTTTACCTGGCCTATAACATGCCGCATCTTCCCATTCATACAACTGAAGAATTCCGTGGAAAATCAGATGCCGGATTGTATGGAGATGTAATTGAAACCATCGATTGGAGTGTACAACAGATTTTGTCCAAACTTGATGAGCAGGAAATTGCCGAAAATACCATTGTTTTTTTTGCATCCGATAATGGTCCGTGGCTGAATTTGCCCGATCGAATGCTGCAAGCCGGAAATAAACCCTGGCACGCCGGTTCAACCGGACATTTACGCGGAAGTAAAGCCACTACCTATGAAGGAGGGAGCCGCGTTCCCGCAATGATTCGGTGGCCGGCGGTCATTTCTCCCAACCAGGTAAGTGATCAATTGGTAGCCATGCCTGATATTTATCGAACCATGCTGGAAGCCGGTGGAGGAAGTCTCCCTGATCACACGGTTGATGGGTTTAATTTAATCCCTTTTTTGACCGGAGAAGTTCAAACATCCCCGAGGAAAGAATATGCATACATCCGGTATGGTGTACTGGAAGCAATGAGAGTTGGAGACTGGAAGCTCAGGATGATGGAAGAAAATCCTGAACTATTTAACATGCAGGATGATCCCGGCGAACGATTTAACAGGGCAGAAGATCATCCCGAAATTGTCCGGGAAATTCGCCTGAAAATGGAAGAGTTTGCCGGTGAAGTTGGAGCAGAACTCCCCGAACCACAACAATAG
- a CDS encoding SusC/RagA family TonB-linked outer membrane protein, translating into MLKMLKFKKSGWNSRKYLSVIGGFLLPVLLLSTTVVHAWTLHDSGSNTLALREYQQLEIITGTVVDSRTGEPLPGVNILVRGTTTGTTTNPDGEFELDIEDTSRPLVFSYIGYEPQVVTLDGRTDIRVELVQDIQVLDDLVVVGYGSQKRENLTGSVDYVGGDELENRNVPNISQGLQGMIPNLNIQPLDGKPVESPSINIRGTTSIGQGGDALVLIDGVEGDPSMLNPADIESISVLKDASSAAVYGARGAFGVVLITTKEPETDQISVTYNGNFGFKKPTILPDFSTDPLIYATRFAEGFILNSGNFPQNVNKTLPFSQEYLEELERRVNNPGLPRTDVGPDGLYRYYHSTDWYGLLYKDRLMSTDHNLSVSGGTETTSFMVTGRYQGQDGLFRYNSDDFQILNLRAKGFVDITDWLRINNNFDISKRDYINPLNVGEGGGIWRNIADEGHVLAPMLNPDGTLTHSAAYTVGDFYLGNNNIDSEKRVIRNTTELVADLMDDQLQLRGNFTFQNSTDNSRRRRVPVPYSRAPGSIEYLGTQYNDLTIQNDGTDYVASNLYAEYENEFSGKHYFKAMLGGNYESSTFERVVAQRNGLIFPNAEDLNLALGQSIITQGGYEKWQIFGGFTRLNYIYDGRYLVEFNARYDGSSKFPEDERYAFFPSASVGWRISEENFWNVPENIISHLQLRASYGSMGNGNIESYVFQEIFDISQIGRIINGVRPQATSNPDVLPEGLTWETATTRNIGLDLEMLSGKLQFTGDAYVRETTDMFTRGLTPPAVFGAAPPFGNFADLETRGWELSLSWRDQFAMADKPFGYHVRVSLSDYVSEITRYNNPDKFLSDYYEGQKVGEIWGFETEGFFRDQADVENHADQSWFNHRGGRGFEAGDIKFRDLNGDGVIDDGDNTVDNPGDRRIIGNSSPRYSFGVNVGADWNNFFITGFFQGVLKQDWYPSSNAGHFWGGYNRIYNDTPNWHLEDGMIWTEEDPDPNAFFPRFVGYIALGSNRSLGAPQTKYLMNVGYVRLKNLQIGYNLPAQLTSRIGMRNAKVYVTGENLWSWSPLYKTANNVDVEAITAPSDQLFTGSNSGDGLNYPRLSSFAFGVSFTF; encoded by the coding sequence ATGTTAAAGATGTTAAAATTCAAAAAATCAGGCTGGAATAGTCGGAAATATCTGTCGGTTATTGGCGGATTCTTGCTCCCCGTTCTGCTATTGAGTACTACGGTTGTTCATGCGTGGACTCTTCATGATTCCGGCAGTAATACATTGGCGTTACGGGAATACCAACAACTGGAAATCATCACCGGAACGGTTGTCGATTCCCGAACTGGAGAGCCGCTTCCCGGTGTAAATATACTTGTGAGAGGAACCACAACAGGAACGACAACAAATCCGGATGGTGAGTTTGAACTGGATATCGAGGATACAAGCCGTCCTCTTGTATTTTCGTATATAGGTTACGAACCACAGGTCGTCACTTTAGATGGCAGAACGGATATTCGTGTAGAACTGGTACAGGATATCCAGGTGCTGGATGACTTGGTGGTTGTCGGTTATGGAAGCCAGAAACGCGAAAATCTTACAGGATCGGTTGATTATGTAGGCGGCGATGAACTGGAAAACAGAAATGTGCCGAATATTTCACAGGGGCTGCAGGGAATGATCCCGAACCTGAATATCCAGCCGCTGGATGGAAAACCGGTGGAATCTCCGTCCATTAATATCCGCGGTACCACCTCTATCGGTCAGGGTGGGGATGCATTGGTTTTAATCGATGGTGTTGAAGGAGATCCATCTATGCTCAATCCCGCCGATATTGAATCGATTTCCGTTTTAAAGGACGCCTCATCGGCAGCTGTGTATGGTGCCCGCGGAGCTTTTGGGGTTGTTTTGATTACCACAAAAGAGCCCGAAACCGATCAGATCTCTGTTACTTATAATGGAAACTTCGGATTTAAGAAACCTACTATTTTACCGGATTTTTCGACGGATCCTTTGATCTATGCAACAAGATTCGCTGAAGGATTTATTCTGAATTCCGGAAATTTCCCGCAAAATGTGAACAAAACGCTTCCCTTTTCACAAGAATACCTAGAAGAGCTGGAGAGAAGAGTGAATAATCCCGGTTTGCCCCGGACGGATGTTGGCCCGGACGGCCTCTACAGATATTATCATAGCACAGATTGGTATGGTTTGCTTTACAAAGACCGGCTGATGTCTACCGATCACAATTTGTCTGTTTCAGGTGGTACGGAAACGACAAGTTTTATGGTTACCGGCCGGTACCAGGGGCAAGATGGTTTGTTCAGATACAACTCGGACGATTTCCAGATACTGAACCTGAGAGCAAAAGGATTTGTGGATATTACCGATTGGCTTCGAATCAACAATAATTTTGATATCTCAAAACGTGATTATATCAATCCGCTGAATGTTGGGGAAGGCGGTGGAATCTGGAGAAATATTGCGGATGAAGGCCATGTACTGGCACCGATGCTGAATCCGGACGGAACGCTAACCCATTCAGCAGCTTACACCGTCGGAGATTTTTATCTCGGAAATAATAATATCGATTCTGAAAAGAGAGTGATCCGGAATACTACGGAGCTCGTTGCAGACTTGATGGATGATCAATTGCAATTACGGGGAAACTTCACTTTTCAGAATAGCACAGACAACAGCCGTCGCCGCAGGGTACCGGTTCCGTATAGCCGTGCACCCGGTTCTATAGAATATCTTGGAACCCAGTATAACGATCTCACCATTCAGAATGACGGAACCGACTATGTTGCCTCCAACCTTTATGCCGAGTATGAGAATGAGTTTTCCGGCAAGCACTATTTCAAGGCGATGCTGGGTGGAAACTATGAGAGTTCAACCTTTGAACGCGTTGTTGCGCAGAGAAACGGATTGATATTTCCCAATGCAGAAGATCTGAATCTTGCGCTGGGCCAGTCCATCATTACCCAGGGCGGCTATGAAAAATGGCAGATTTTCGGTGGATTTACCCGGCTGAACTACATTTATGACGGGCGTTATCTGGTTGAATTCAATGCGCGTTACGATGGATCCTCGAAATTTCCTGAAGATGAACGATATGCCTTCTTCCCATCTGCTTCTGTAGGATGGAGAATTTCTGAGGAAAATTTCTGGAATGTCCCGGAGAATATTATTTCTCACCTCCAGTTACGGGCATCCTATGGCTCGATGGGAAATGGAAATATTGAATCGTACGTATTCCAGGAAATATTCGATATCTCACAAATTGGACGAATTATAAATGGAGTGAGGCCACAGGCCACATCAAATCCCGATGTATTGCCTGAAGGACTAACCTGGGAAACCGCAACGACCCGAAATATTGGCCTGGATCTCGAGATGCTTTCAGGGAAACTTCAGTTTACGGGCGATGCCTATGTAAGGGAAACCACCGATATGTTTACGCGGGGACTCACGCCTCCGGCTGTTTTTGGAGCCGCACCTCCGTTTGGGAATTTTGCGGATCTTGAGACCCGTGGTTGGGAACTCTCCTTGAGTTGGCGCGACCAGTTTGCCATGGCCGATAAGCCATTTGGCTATCATGTGAGAGTCAGCTTGTCTGATTATGTGTCAGAAATTACACGATATAATAATCCTGATAAATTTTTAAGCGACTACTACGAAGGCCAAAAAGTAGGAGAGATTTGGGGATTTGAAACCGAAGGGTTTTTCCGCGATCAGGCCGATGTTGAGAACCATGCCGACCAGAGCTGGTTCAACCACAGGGGCGGACGAGGTTTTGAAGCCGGCGATATTAAATTCAGAGATCTCAACGGCGACGGCGTGATTGATGACGGAGACAATACCGTAGATAACCCCGGCGACAGACGGATTATTGGCAACAGTTCTCCGAGATATTCATTTGGCGTAAATGTTGGCGCCGACTGGAATAACTTTTTTATCACCGGTTTCTTCCAGGGTGTGTTGAAACAGGATTGGTATCCAAGCAGCAATGCCGGTCATTTCTGGGGTGGTTATAACCGAATTTATAACGACACACCCAACTGGCACCTGGAAGACGGTATGATTTGGACAGAAGAAGATCCGGATCCCAATGCTTTCTTCCCCCGGTTTGTGGGATATATCGCTCTCGGATCAAACCGAAGTCTTGGAGCTCCCCAGACAAAATATTTAATGAATGTGGGCTATGTCCGGCTTAAAAACCTCCAGATTGGGTACAATTTGCCGGCTCAGTTAACCTCCCGGATTGGCATGCGAAATGCCAAAGTATACGTAACCGGCGAGAACCTGTGGTCATGGTCACCTCTCTATAAAACGGCCAACAATGTGGATGTTGAAGCCATTACCGCTCCGTCTGATCAACTGTTTACAGGATCCAATTCCGGAGATGGTTTAAACTATCCTAGGCTAAGCAGCTTTGCATTCGGCGTATCATTTACATTTTAA